The proteins below come from a single Mucilaginibacter mali genomic window:
- a CDS encoding MBL fold metallo-hydrolase RNA specificity domain-containing protein: protein MEDQQQNQPEESVFLRSLGAAGTVTGSKHLLITPEMTLMVDCGLFQGIKELREKNWERLPVDAASTGCVILTHAHLDHCGYLPLLVRQGFNKTIYMTGPTRDLTEIILRDCAKLQEEDADRANRHGYSKHRPAEPLYTTADVEAVLPLFRVCEIGVAIEVHPRISFRFYPSAHIPGACSAAISCYGRTLVFSGDIGRLNSELLPAPAPLPQADFVIMESTYGDRLHQGGDTAAELAMVINDTVFEKGNMLLPCFAVGRAQEVMHMIYRLKQKNLIPDQIPVYLDSPMAASAGKVLLHFPEWFTSSKKEVARMFSGVTINDDYQGTEQIIKRHGSKIILAASGMLTGGRVLTYLKSYLPDKHNTILLIGFQAEGTRGRALLNHAHELKVHGKYYPVIAEVREIEGLSAHADQAELLQWLRPFKENQPLVFLVHGEPGAQETLRVKIKDELGLKVHIMKPFEPVWLFRING, encoded by the coding sequence ATGGAAGATCAACAGCAAAATCAGCCGGAAGAGAGCGTTTTTCTACGTTCACTCGGCGCAGCCGGGACCGTTACAGGTTCCAAACATCTACTGATTACTCCGGAAATGACACTAATGGTCGATTGCGGCCTTTTTCAGGGCATCAAGGAACTGCGGGAAAAGAACTGGGAACGCTTACCGGTTGATGCCGCTTCGACCGGCTGCGTGATCCTTACCCATGCCCATTTGGACCATTGCGGCTATCTACCGCTTTTGGTCAGGCAGGGTTTTAATAAAACCATTTATATGACCGGTCCGACCCGCGACCTGACAGAGATCATCCTGCGGGACTGTGCCAAATTGCAGGAAGAAGATGCCGACCGGGCCAATCGTCATGGCTATTCCAAACACCGGCCCGCAGAACCGCTGTACACCACGGCAGATGTAGAAGCCGTCCTGCCCTTATTCAGGGTCTGCGAGATTGGGGTAGCGATCGAAGTACACCCGCGGATTTCCTTTCGGTTTTATCCGTCTGCGCATATTCCGGGAGCATGTTCGGCGGCCATCAGTTGTTATGGCAGGACTTTAGTATTTTCCGGGGATATCGGCCGCCTGAATTCTGAATTATTGCCGGCACCAGCCCCATTACCGCAGGCCGATTTTGTGATCATGGAGTCTACCTACGGCGACCGTCTCCACCAGGGTGGGGACACCGCCGCCGAACTGGCGATGGTCATTAATGATACGGTTTTTGAAAAAGGAAACATGCTGCTCCCGTGCTTTGCCGTGGGCCGGGCGCAGGAGGTCATGCACATGATCTATCGCCTGAAACAAAAAAACCTGATACCCGACCAAATACCGGTTTACCTGGATAGTCCCATGGCGGCCTCAGCCGGCAAAGTATTACTCCACTTCCCGGAATGGTTCACCAGCAGTAAGAAAGAAGTTGCCCGGATGTTCAGCGGCGTAACGATCAATGATGATTACCAGGGGACCGAGCAGATCATTAAACGTCATGGCAGTAAGATCATTTTGGCTGCCAGCGGTATGCTCACCGGCGGCCGCGTATTGACCTACCTGAAAAGTTACCTGCCGGATAAGCACAACACCATACTCCTGATCGGTTTTCAAGCGGAAGGAACCCGCGGACGGGCATTACTGAACCATGCCCACGAACTGAAGGTGCATGGTAAATATTACCCGGTAATAGCGGAAGTGCGCGAGATCGAAGGACTATCGGCACATGCCGACCAGGCGGAACTGCTGCAATGGCTCAGACCGTTTAAAGAGAATCAACCTTTGGTTTTCCTGGTACATGGCGAACCCGGCGCACAGGAAACCCTGCGTGTAAAGATCAAGGATGAACTGGGTTTGAAGGTGCACATCATGAAACCTTTTGAGCCGGTATGGCTGTTCAGGATCAATGGTTAA
- a CDS encoding TonB-dependent receptor: MKKLFYICNLLILISGQLMAAKALTIRGKIYDAVTREPIPAATLSDSLGRAVASSPDGSFSIMTAAKRLKVTSIGYQTRWVEISSEMLTIAMQPATSQLAQVVVSANRTAEKRSEAPIAIASISKQAIEDTKAQRMDLLLNKISGVNMVNLGNEQHEMSIRQPMNTNNLFLYLEDGIPIRTSAVFNHNALLEMNLAAAKKIELIKGPSSALYGAEAIGGVVNLITQAPPAITSGMISAQVNNQGYQRTDAQFGSTSGKTGYIISGYYAHQANGPIAYSDFHKTAVTGRMDYKIDANTLWTNSVSYINYFSDMYGSLDSTHFARKNYAAQAFFTYRKVTALRARSTISHNWSESGSTNATFLYRDNSVIQNPSYSIATYRTAGKSTNPVSPDTATGNINNNSFRSYGIYLQHVQKFKWLESKLIIGTSAELDPQSFYQQFIWVNKKMQNGVVNYPSYSGPSPDSVMANYRTVISNFGSYADYDFTVAPGLRISAALRYDAFQYAFVNALPGSKVTGGPSTITNYGKLAPKIGFTYNDHGTGFYGTYSEGYVPPQITQVFGKTTNNAYLLPQTFKNYELGGWISLLENKLYLDYSAYLMNGSNEIINVRLPDNTAQPQNAGATRHKGIEYGISYRPSAEWYLRLSGSNALHTFVDYVASGVDYNGMEMAGAPHFTGNAEVQYKPAFLKGFRIGLEEQQVGRYYMDNLQQLPYAGFKVTNLRVGYEWGQAEIWVNALNVFNSYYATLASATISNKVASYSYNLGDPRAFTLGLGWHFGKK; encoded by the coding sequence ATGAAAAAGCTATTTTATATATGTAATCTATTAATACTGATATCCGGCCAGTTAATGGCCGCCAAAGCCCTGACCATCCGCGGAAAAATATATGACGCGGTGACCCGGGAACCCATACCTGCTGCCACGCTATCCGACAGCCTTGGACGTGCCGTTGCCTCATCGCCCGACGGCAGTTTCAGTATCATGACCGCCGCCAAACGTCTTAAGGTTACCTCTATCGGCTACCAAACCCGCTGGGTGGAGATCAGCAGTGAAATGCTGACCATTGCCATGCAACCGGCGACCAGCCAACTGGCCCAGGTGGTCGTTAGCGCCAACCGAACCGCTGAAAAAAGAAGCGAAGCGCCTATTGCGATCGCCAGTATATCCAAGCAAGCTATCGAAGATACCAAGGCCCAGCGCATGGACCTGCTGCTCAATAAGATCAGCGGGGTGAATATGGTCAACCTCGGTAACGAACAACATGAAATGAGTATCCGCCAGCCCATGAACACGAATAACCTGTTCCTCTATTTAGAGGATGGTATCCCGATCCGGACCTCGGCAGTATTCAACCACAATGCCTTGCTGGAAATGAATTTGGCCGCAGCCAAAAAGATCGAGCTCATCAAAGGTCCCTCATCGGCCTTATATGGTGCGGAAGCCATCGGCGGGGTAGTGAACCTGATCACCCAGGCCCCACCGGCGATTACCTCCGGCATGATCAGCGCGCAAGTCAATAACCAGGGTTACCAGCGGACCGATGCGCAATTCGGGTCGACCAGCGGCAAGACCGGTTATATCATCAGCGGCTACTATGCGCACCAGGCAAACGGCCCTATAGCGTATAGCGACTTTCATAAGACCGCCGTAACCGGGCGGATGGATTACAAGATCGACGCGAATACCCTGTGGACCAACAGCGTTTCCTATATCAACTATTTCAGCGATATGTACGGCAGTCTGGACAGCACGCACTTCGCCCGCAAAAACTATGCGGCACAGGCCTTTTTTACCTATCGCAAAGTGACCGCGCTGCGCGCACGGTCGACCATCAGTCATAACTGGAGCGAGAGCGGCAGTACCAATGCAACCTTCCTATACCGCGACAATTCGGTCATTCAAAACCCGTCTTATTCCATCGCTACTTACCGTACCGCTGGAAAAAGTACCAACCCCGTATCGCCGGACACTGCGACAGGGAATATTAATAACAATTCTTTTCGCTCTTACGGGATTTATCTGCAGCATGTCCAAAAATTCAAATGGCTGGAAAGCAAGCTAATTATCGGCACCAGCGCGGAACTTGATCCGCAATCCTTTTACCAGCAATTCATTTGGGTGAATAAAAAGATGCAGAACGGCGTAGTCAATTACCCCAGCTATAGCGGCCCAAGCCCGGATTCGGTCATGGCCAATTACCGGACCGTGATCAGCAACTTCGGCTCGTACGCGGATTATGATTTTACCGTGGCACCCGGCCTGCGCATTTCTGCCGCCCTGCGCTATGATGCCTTTCAGTATGCTTTTGTCAATGCTTTACCCGGCTCGAAAGTAACCGGCGGGCCATCGACCATTACCAATTACGGCAAACTGGCCCCCAAGATCGGTTTTACCTACAACGATCATGGTACCGGTTTTTATGGCACTTATAGTGAAGGCTATGTACCGCCGCAGATCACCCAGGTGTTTGGCAAAACGACCAACAATGCATATCTGTTGCCGCAGACCTTTAAAAATTACGAACTCGGCGGCTGGATATCGCTACTGGAAAATAAACTGTACCTCGATTATAGTGCCTACCTGATGAACGGCAGCAACGAGATCATTAACGTCCGTCTACCGGATAATACCGCCCAACCGCAGAATGCCGGCGCGACACGGCACAAAGGGATCGAGTACGGCATCAGCTACCGCCCTTCCGCGGAATGGTACCTGCGTCTCAGTGGCAGCAATGCGCTGCACACGTTTGTGGATTATGTGGCTTCAGGTGTCGATTATAACGGCATGGAAATGGCCGGTGCACCACATTTTACCGGCAACGCCGAAGTACAGTACAAACCGGCATTCTTAAAAGGTTTCCGTATTGGGTTGGAGGAACAGCAGGTAGGCCGTTATTATATGGACAACCTGCAGCAATTACCTTACGCCGGCTTTAAAGTCACCAACCTGCGCGTGGGTTATGAATGGGGCCAGGCCGAAATCTGGGTCAATGCGCTGAATGTGTTCAACAGCTATTACGCGACGCTGGCTTCCGCTACCATCAGCAACAAGGTAGCTTCTTATAGTTATAACCTGGGCGATCCCCGTGCGTTTACGCTTGGTTTGGGCTGGCATTTTGGGAAGAAATGA
- a CDS encoding L,D-transpeptidase family protein, protein MKNVMRTTFFLIACLLILHPLNSKAAGLPADSSLSAEIKSQLQIDAVLQNLYYPKSVARLYAANAFRASWIKPQPGDGPAWQALLMIDCVLQFGLSHADYHPDELTYTKMHDMLDTPGKVSPALEARYDILLTDAILNLMNNLHYGKLNPNFPASRIDAQLGAKFQAEEVLAAGLGQKDLLSVIAAAQPTDKLYRSMQRRMHMLEGQLQGDCYEIPEAEVRKLAINMERLRWVNTGDSVYLQINIPSYTLIYRTQDSAYRFKVVVGKPETPTPTLVSALKYMTTAPEWKVPAKIFAKELLPKARKDTAYLENNHFAIYDRKGNFVQPTPANLALVSKTPAVYFARQSAGCDNALGLLVFRFANAYDIYLHDTPEQGLFKRKERAFSHGCIRVEQAEKLGSLLLRRDNNAARIGLLHRDITTYTRQDFVLKKPVTIKITYLTCMMKDGELLDFGDPYQLDHNLEMAMYGVDLPLTTGLKK, encoded by the coding sequence ATGAAAAATGTGATGCGAACCACCTTCTTTCTTATTGCCTGTCTGCTGATCCTTCATCCGCTGAACAGCAAGGCCGCAGGTTTGCCTGCCGACAGCAGCCTGTCTGCAGAGATCAAAAGCCAGCTGCAAATCGACGCCGTATTGCAAAATCTTTATTATCCGAAGTCAGTAGCGCGCCTTTATGCCGCCAATGCCTTCCGTGCCAGCTGGATCAAACCCCAACCGGGGGATGGCCCGGCCTGGCAGGCGCTGCTGATGATCGACTGCGTGCTGCAATTTGGCCTTTCCCATGCCGATTATCACCCTGATGAACTGACCTATACGAAAATGCATGATATGCTGGATACTCCTGGCAAGGTGAGCCCGGCTTTAGAGGCCCGCTACGACATTTTGCTGACCGATGCGATCCTGAACCTGATGAATAACCTCCATTACGGCAAGCTTAACCCGAACTTTCCGGCCAGCCGAATTGACGCGCAATTGGGTGCTAAGTTTCAGGCAGAGGAAGTGTTGGCAGCGGGACTCGGCCAGAAAGACCTGCTGTCGGTGATCGCTGCAGCACAACCCACTGATAAATTATACCGTTCCATGCAAAGGCGCATGCATATGCTGGAAGGCCAGCTGCAGGGGGATTGTTATGAGATCCCCGAAGCTGAGGTTCGCAAATTGGCCATTAATATGGAACGCCTGCGCTGGGTCAACACCGGTGATAGTGTTTACCTGCAGATCAATATCCCGTCTTATACGCTAATCTATCGTACGCAGGATTCAGCCTACCGCTTTAAGGTTGTAGTGGGTAAGCCCGAAACGCCGACCCCGACCCTGGTCAGTGCCTTAAAATATATGACCACTGCACCGGAATGGAAGGTGCCCGCAAAGATATTTGCCAAAGAATTATTACCGAAAGCCAGAAAAGATACGGCTTACCTGGAGAATAACCATTTTGCGATCTATGACCGCAAGGGGAATTTTGTACAGCCCACTCCCGCCAATCTGGCGCTTGTCAGCAAAACGCCGGCGGTCTATTTTGCCCGACAATCTGCTGGCTGCGACAATGCCCTGGGATTGTTGGTGTTCCGGTTTGCTAACGCCTATGATATCTACCTGCATGACACGCCGGAACAGGGACTGTTCAAACGTAAAGAACGCGCGTTCAGCCATGGCTGCATCCGGGTGGAGCAGGCAGAAAAGCTGGGCAGCTTGCTGCTCAGGCGCGATAACAACGCCGCGCGTATAGGATTACTGCACCGGGACATCACCACCTATACCCGCCAGGACTTCGTTCTGAAAAAACCGGTGACTATCAAGATCACTTACCTGACCTGCATGATGAAGGATGGCGAGTTGCTGGATTTCGGCGATCCCTATCAACTGGACCACAATTTGGAAATGGCCATGTATGGTGTTGACCTACCGCTGACCACCGGCCTGAAAAAATAA
- a CDS encoding sensor histidine kinase — MKELNLLVALIKTLPDPVLLLDGHGQILAANTPGEVLLGYPELALKGVKLDELVISKNGPQPDVNGRTAWLNGQTNDLQLAKKDGSLFSVSMAIARLPLAPREYYSCVLHDNSKLESLVAARTKGLEAIVSELQETSRQKSRLVSVASHEFRTPLSNIQLSSSLVAHYFDRLDKNKILHHLQKIDQAVAEMTGTLNDLLSLEKIESGKTEVQRVNLNLADYCKVIAEGFKDQLQPGQQLQSHFRGRFKKVYTDEHLLRHCLSNLLSNAIKYSPEGGTIRLESGAGPGQYWVTVDDQGIGIPEADLEQLLQPFFRAGNVGGIPGTGLGLSIVRKCAALLSGSVKLDNKPGKGCQFTLILPVSKTDATT, encoded by the coding sequence ATGAAAGAACTCAACCTACTCGTCGCGCTGATAAAAACCTTACCGGATCCTGTATTGTTGCTGGATGGCCATGGGCAGATCTTGGCAGCCAATACCCCCGGGGAGGTATTGCTCGGCTATCCGGAACTAGCACTTAAAGGCGTTAAATTGGATGAGCTGGTCATATCAAAAAACGGGCCGCAGCCTGATGTCAATGGCCGGACCGCCTGGCTGAACGGGCAGACAAATGACCTGCAACTTGCTAAAAAGGATGGGTCCCTGTTTTCAGTCAGCATGGCCATTGCCCGGTTGCCCCTGGCCCCGCGTGAATATTATAGCTGTGTTTTGCACGACAACTCCAAACTGGAAAGCTTGGTAGCCGCGCGTACAAAAGGACTGGAGGCTATCGTCAGCGAATTGCAGGAAACCAGCCGGCAAAAAAGCCGCCTCGTTTCCGTGGCCTCCCATGAGTTCCGTACGCCTTTAAGCAATATCCAGCTATCGTCCTCGCTGGTAGCCCATTACTTCGACAGGCTGGATAAAAACAAAATCCTCCACCACCTGCAGAAAATCGATCAGGCGGTCGCCGAAATGACGGGCACACTCAATGATCTGCTGTCCCTGGAAAAAATCGAATCCGGGAAAACGGAAGTACAGCGGGTAAACCTGAACCTGGCAGATTATTGCAAAGTGATTGCCGAGGGATTTAAAGACCAGCTGCAGCCGGGTCAGCAGCTACAGTCTCATTTCAGGGGGCGGTTCAAAAAAGTATATACCGATGAACACCTTCTTCGACACTGCCTGAGTAACCTCCTCAGTAATGCCATCAAATATTCGCCCGAAGGCGGCACGATCCGGTTGGAATCCGGTGCGGGACCCGGTCAATACTGGGTCACTGTAGACGATCAAGGTATCGGGATACCGGAAGCCGACCTGGAACAATTGCTCCAGCCTTTTTTCCGTGCTGGTAATGTGGGTGGGATTCCCGGTACAGGGCTTGGTCTGAGCATTGTCCGGAAATGCGCAGCACTATTAAGCGGGAGCGTAAAGCTCGATAATAAGCCCGGCAAGGGCTGCCAGTTTACTCTTATCTTACCGGTTTCCAAAACTGATGCCACAACCTAA
- a CDS encoding universal stress protein — translation MRTILVLTDFSAATRNGAEMALYLASRLRVRLTLLQVWQEPIRVKVKDVSPFPLERQCRQAHNPDYQLKQEVVRLQQLEMREGDLAPVSIETISYPGNFKSGLKRATMNNKILLAVARDHQPDLDFIGRPDHLAKTEDLLSCPLLVIPASYTPDPAFTHIAFAIDLAWKDPRVLACLRPLADALG, via the coding sequence ATGCGTACAATCCTTGTTCTGACTGACTTTTCGGCTGCCACCCGTAACGGGGCAGAGATGGCCTTATATTTAGCTTCCCGGCTACGGGTTCGCCTGACCCTGCTACAGGTCTGGCAGGAGCCGATCCGCGTTAAAGTGAAAGATGTGTCCCCCTTCCCGCTGGAGAGGCAATGCCGGCAGGCGCATAATCCTGATTATCAGTTAAAACAGGAAGTAGTGCGTTTGCAGCAACTGGAAATGCGCGAAGGCGACCTGGCGCCGGTCAGCATCGAAACGATCAGCTACCCGGGTAATTTTAAAAGCGGTTTAAAGCGGGCAACTATGAACAATAAGATCCTGCTGGCCGTTGCCAGGGATCATCAGCCGGACCTCGATTTTATAGGTCGGCCGGATCATCTGGCGAAAACGGAGGATCTGTTAAGTTGTCCGTTGCTGGTCATCCCCGCCAGTTATACGCCTGACCCTGCTTTCACCCATATCGCTTTCGCGATTGACCTGGCCTGGAAGGACCCGAGGGTGCTTGCCTGTTTGAGGCCGCTGGCAGACGCACTGGGTTGA
- a CDS encoding L,D-transpeptidase scaffold domain-containing protein encodes MKHLSYNRIAASFSRTGYILALACFFCLPGKATFAQVQKEELTGPISHQLHNAPNHKSLYFPMTVKRFYRSRDYRQVWLMPERGEAGHAWQAMMLLDCVLQYGLSHSDYHPAELTYDELRPIMERPASVRPEKKAAFDILLTDAMFTLLDHLHYGKLNPELTAAAVDAGRGDLRLDTVLTAVLKQPDIVLAMEAVQPKSKAYQQLQYWMHKWKGLYTGDCYEVPEEQIRKVAINMERLRWAGIADGPYIQVNIPTFTLSVFLKDTNYRYPVIVGNKKHPTPLLAGTLTGIHAYPAATLIRALRVAEELPLVQLNLKPNLRSQLEFVFVSKYPVSMAEFNAPEWYSKAKRAVTKGNIGIANGADLAAELLRLQPGNSQLPALRKGVNAGQEMSIKLKRAIPFKITYLTCLIRDGRLVTFDDVYQLDAQLEQKLYQDLPEIIAKKVNIP; translated from the coding sequence ATGAAACACTTAAGTTATAACCGGATCGCTGCCAGCTTTAGCCGCACCGGGTATATACTGGCGCTGGCCTGCTTCTTTTGTTTACCAGGCAAGGCTACGTTCGCACAAGTTCAAAAAGAAGAACTGACCGGGCCGATCAGCCACCAGCTGCATAACGCCCCAAATCATAAGTCTTTATATTTTCCGATGACTGTCAAGCGTTTTTACCGGAGCCGGGATTACCGGCAGGTTTGGCTGATGCCGGAGCGCGGGGAAGCCGGTCATGCCTGGCAGGCCATGATGCTATTGGATTGCGTGCTGCAATATGGACTGTCCCACAGCGATTACCACCCGGCAGAGCTGACCTATGATGAACTGCGGCCCATTATGGAAAGGCCAGCTTCAGTCCGCCCTGAGAAAAAGGCAGCTTTTGATATCCTGCTGACCGATGCTATGTTCACCCTGCTTGACCACCTGCATTACGGGAAACTTAACCCGGAACTGACTGCTGCGGCAGTGGATGCCGGGCGGGGTGACCTGCGGTTGGATACGGTGCTGACCGCAGTATTGAAACAACCGGATATCGTACTGGCGATGGAGGCCGTACAGCCCAAATCTAAAGCTTATCAGCAATTGCAGTATTGGATGCATAAATGGAAAGGACTGTATACCGGCGACTGTTATGAAGTACCTGAAGAGCAGATCCGCAAGGTAGCGATCAACATGGAACGGCTGCGCTGGGCAGGCATTGCTGACGGTCCCTATATCCAGGTCAATATTCCCACTTTTACCCTCAGCGTTTTCCTGAAAGATACGAACTACCGCTACCCGGTCATCGTAGGCAACAAGAAACACCCGACACCGCTGCTGGCCGGAACCCTGACCGGCATCCACGCTTATCCGGCGGCAACGCTTATCCGCGCGCTGCGGGTTGCTGAGGAATTGCCTTTGGTTCAATTAAATTTGAAACCTAATCTCCGTTCACAATTAGAATTTGTCTTTGTGAGCAAATACCCGGTAAGTATGGCGGAATTCAATGCCCCGGAATGGTACAGCAAAGCTAAACGGGCCGTAACCAAAGGCAATATCGGGATCGCGAATGGTGCTGATCTCGCCGCAGAATTGCTGCGATTGCAACCCGGTAATAGCCAGCTGCCGGCATTGCGTAAGGGTGTCAATGCGGGACAGGAAATGAGCATTAAGCTGAAAAGGGCCATTCCCTTCAAGATTACTTACCTCACCTGTTTGATCAGGGATGGTCGACTGGTCACTTTTGACGATGTTTACCAATTGGATGCGCAACTGGAACAGAAGCTCTATCAGGATCTGCCGGAGATCATTGCCAAAAAGGTGAATATCCCATGA
- a CDS encoding pyridoxamine 5'-phosphate oxidase family protein, which translates to METLLQQQVTGHIGCHADGVTYIVPVNYVYSAPYVYCHSAKGKKIEMMRRNPNVCFQVDEIRSIFNWQSVVAWGIFEEVTDVEESERLMQGLIHRIMPLANDPGDHPSHGITENDYDIGNGVDLIIYKIHLEKMTGRFEHH; encoded by the coding sequence ATGGAAACCCTGCTGCAGCAGCAGGTGACCGGCCACATCGGCTGTCATGCCGACGGCGTAACCTATATTGTACCTGTCAATTATGTCTACAGCGCACCCTACGTTTATTGCCACTCGGCAAAAGGAAAAAAGATAGAGATGATGCGCCGCAATCCGAACGTCTGTTTCCAAGTAGATGAGATCAGATCGATTTTTAACTGGCAAAGCGTGGTGGCCTGGGGCATCTTTGAAGAAGTGACGGATGTAGAAGAATCGGAACGTTTGATGCAGGGACTGATCCACCGCATAATGCCCTTAGCAAATGACCCGGGTGATCACCCCTCTCACGGGATCACCGAGAATGACTACGACATTGGCAATGGGGTGGACCTCATCATCTATAAGATCCATTTAGAAAAAATGACCGGCAGATTTGAACACCACTAA
- a CDS encoding response regulator, with the protein MPAKPVILLIEDNTDIRECASELLELEGYEVYTAADGAQGVSLSRLINPDLVICDVVMPIMGGYEVFNQLKQDPKYKTTPFVFSTAQSERGDIQKASNLGVSDYLIKPFDDQTLLACIRRHLEVV; encoded by the coding sequence ATGCCTGCAAAACCTGTCATCTTACTGATCGAGGATAATACCGACATCCGGGAATGCGCCAGCGAACTGCTGGAACTGGAAGGTTATGAGGTCTATACGGCCGCAGATGGCGCACAGGGTGTTTCTCTCAGCCGGCTGATCAACCCAGACCTGGTGATTTGCGACGTGGTCATGCCCATTATGGGCGGCTATGAAGTTTTCAACCAGCTAAAACAAGATCCCAAATACAAAACCACGCCATTCGTCTTTTCCACGGCCCAGTCCGAACGGGGCGATATCCAGAAAGCCAGCAACCTTGGGGTCAGTGATTATTTGATCAAACCTTTTGACGACCAGACCTTACTGGCTTGCATCCGCCGCCACCTCGAGGTGGTTTAA